The Neoarius graeffei isolate fNeoGra1 chromosome 25, fNeoGra1.pri, whole genome shotgun sequence genome includes a region encoding these proteins:
- the LOC132873351 gene encoding uncharacterized protein LOC132873351 has product MKLESKFFIIIIYTINIPLSSSSPPPSSSSPPSSLLSPPSSSSISSSSPSSLLSPPSSSISSSSPSLLSPPPSSSISSSSLSSLLSPPSSSISSSPSSSISSSPSSLLSPPSSSSISSSSPSSLLSPPSSSISSSPSSSISSSSPSSLLSSSSSSPSSLLSPPSSSISSSSSSSSSSSPSSLLSPPPSSSSPPSSSISSSSPPSSSISSSSPSSLLSPPSSSISSSSPSSSISSSSPSSLLSPPSSSISSSSSSSSSSLLSPPSSSISSSSPSSLLSPPSSSISSSSSPSSLLSPPSSSISSSSSPSSSISSSSPPSSSISSSSPSSLLSPPSSSISSSPSSSISSSSPSSLLSPPSSSSISSSSPSSLLSPPSSSISSSPSSSISSSSPSSLLSSSPSSLLSPPSSSISSSSSSSSSSSLLSPPPSSSSPPSSSISSSSPPSSSISSSSPSSLLSPPSSSISSSSPSSSISSSSPSSLLSPPSSSISSSSSSSSSSSSLLSPPSSSISSSSPSSLLSPPSSSISSSSSPSSLLSPPSSSISSSSSPSSSISSSSPPSSSISSSSPSSLLSPPSSSISSSSPSSSISSSSPSSLLSPPSSSISSSSSSSLLSPPSSSISSSSPSSLLSPPSSSISSSSSSPSSSISSSSPPSSSISSSSPSSSISSSSPSSLLSPPSSSISSSSSSSSSLLSPPSSSISSSSPSSLLSPPSSSISSSSSSSPSSLLSPPSSSISSSSSSSSSPP; this is encoded by the coding sequence ATGAAACTAGAAAGCAAATTCTTCATCATTATCATATATACCATCAATATACcattgtcatcatcatcaccaccaccatcatcatcatcaccaccatcatcactactatcaccaccatcatcatcatcaatatcatcatcatcaccatcatcattactatcaccaccatcatcatcaatatcatcatcatcaccatcactattatcaccaccaccatcatcatcaatatcatcatcatcactatcatcattactatcaccaccatcatcatcaatatcatcatcaccatcatcatcaatatcatcatcaccatcatcactactatcaccaccatcatcatcatcaatatcatcatcatcaccatcatcattactatcaccaccatcatcatcaatatcatcatcaccatcatcgtcaatatcatcatcatcaccatcatcactattatcatcatcatcatcatcaccatcatcattactatcaccgccatcatcatcaatatcatcatcatcatcatcatcatcatcatcatcaccatcatcactactatcaccaccaccatcatcatcatcaccaccatcatcatcaatatcatcatcatcaccaccatcatcatcaatatcatcatcatcaccatcatcattactatcaccaccatcatcatcaatatcatcatcatcaccatcatcatcaatatcatcatcatcaccatcatcattactatcaccaccatcatcatcaatatcatcatcatcatcatcatcatcatcatcactactatcaccaccatcatcatcaatatcatcatcatcaccatcatcattactatcaccaccatcatcatcaatatcatcatcatcatcaccatcatcactactatcaccaccatcatcatcaatatcatcatcatcatcaccatcatcatcaatatcatcatcatcaccaccatcatcatcaatatcatcatcatcaccatcatcattactatcaccaccatcatcatcaatatcatcatcaccatcatcatcaatatcatcatcatcaccatcatcactactatcaccaccatcatcatcatcaatatcatcatcatcaccatcatcattactatcaccaccatcatcatcaatatcatcatcaccatcatcgtcaatatcatcatcatcaccatcatcactattatcatcatcaccatcatcattactatcaccaccatcatcatcaatatcatcatcatcatcatcatcatcatcatcatcactactatcaccaccaccatcatcatcatcaccaccatcatcatcaatatcatcatcatcaccaccatcatcatcaatatcatcatcatcaccatcatcattactatcaccaccatcatcatcaatatcatcatcatcaccatcatcatcaatatcatcatcatcaccatcatcattactatcaccaccatcatcatcaatatcatcatcatcatcatcatcatcatcatcatcatcactactatcaccaccatcatcatcaatatcatcatcatcaccatcatcattactatcaccaccatcatcatcaatatcatcatcatcatcaccatcatcactactatcaccaccatcatcatcaatatcatcatcatcatcaccatcatcatcaatatcatcatcatcaccaccatcatcatcaatatcatcatcatcaccatcatcattactatcaccaccatcatcatcaatatcatcatcatcaccatcatcatcaatatcatcatcatcaccatcatcattactatcaccaccatcatcatcaatatcatcatcatcatcatcatcactactatcaccaccatcatcatcaatatcatcatcatcaccatcatcattactatcaccaccatcatcatcaatatcatcatcatcatcatcaccatcatcatcaatatcatcatcatcaccaccatcatcatcaatatcatcatcatcaccatcatcatcaatatcatcatcatcaccatcatcattactatcaccaccatcatcatcaatatcatcatcatcatcatcatcatcatcactactatcaccaccatcatcatcaatatcatcatcatcaccatcatcattactatcaccaccatcatcatcaatatcatcatcatcatcatcatcaccatcatcactactatcaccaccatcatcatcaatatcatcatcatcatcatcatcatcatcaccaccatga